CCGGTGCGTACTCCTCGATCTTCATCGCCACTCCGCTCGTCGCCGACCTCAAGGAACGCGAACCGCAGATGAAGGCCCTGAAGAAGCGGGTCCTCGCCAAGCGCGCGGCAGCCGCCGCCAAGGGCGAGCCCTCGGAGGCGGAGCTGTCGGACCAGGAGCACCAGGGCGCCGCAGAGGACGCCGCACCCGCCGGCGCGGTCGTCGGACAGCGCCAGGAGCCCCCCAGGGGCCACGGCCGCACCCCGGGGAAGCGCCGATGACCAGCGGCACCACCGAGAGCACGAGGGAACTCCTGCTCAGCCGGATCCGTGACGTGGCCGACTACCCGAAGCCGGGGGTGATGTTCAAGGACATCACCCCGCTGCTCGCGGACCCGGTGGCGTTCACCGCGCTCACCGAGGCCCTGGCGGAGCTGTGCGTACGGCACGGTGCCACGAAGATCGTCGGCCTGGAGGCCCGCGGCTTCATCCTGGCCGCACCGGTCGCGGTACGGGCCGGGCTCGGCTTCGTCCCCGTCCGCAAGGCCGGGAAGCTGCCGGGAGCCACGCTCGCCCAGACGTACGAGCTGGAGTACGGCAGCGCGGAGATCGAGATCCATGCCGAAGACCTGTCGGCCGACGACCGGGTCATGGTCATCGACGACGTACTGGCCACCGGAGGCACCGCCGCCGCCTCGCTGGAGCTGATCCGGCGGGCCGGTGCGGGCGTCGCGGGCGTCGCAGTCCTCATGGAGCTGGGATTCCTGGCCGGCCGGGCACGCCTGGAGGAGAGCCTCCAGGGCGCTCCGCTGGACGCTCTGATCACGGTCTGAGCCCCGGCGGGCCGCACGCGGCACCGCATGACACGCACCGAAGCGGGCACCCGGGAACAACCGGGTGCCCGCTTCGCGTTGTGGGGGCTCCCGCGGTCCCCGGGGGAGGAGCGGCCGCAGGGTCGTTACGATGGCCTTTCCGGGTGTCCGGATCCGCACGAGGAGCGCTCTTGCCAGACGAGGCCCAGCCAGTCGCCGCCCCGCAGCCCGACCAGCCCGCGGCGGCCCCAGCCACGCCCGCGAAGCAGCAGCCCGCGGAGAAGCCGAAGCCTCCGGCGCCCGAGCCCGGCACGGGCCCGGCCCCCGTCGAGGCGAACGGGCCCGCGCCCGCTTCCCCCGCCCAGCCGGCCGTGCCCGCCTCGCCGCCGCCGACGGCGCCGAAGCCCCCGGCGAAGCCGGCGGCCGCCCCTGCGGGGCCGGTGGCCCGTACCGGCGGCGGCTCCTCCAACCGGGTGCGGGCCAGGCTGGCCCGCCTCGGCGTCCAGCGCTCAAGCCCGTACAACCCGGTGCTGGAACCGCTGCTGCGTACCGTCCGGAGCAACGACTCCAAGATCGAGACCTCCACGTTGCGCCAGATCGAGCGCGCCTACCAGGTGGCGGAGCGCTGGCACCGGGGCCAGAAGCGCAAGAGCGGCGACCCCTACATCACCCACCCGCTCGCCGTTACCACCATCCTCGCCGAGCTGGGTATGGATCCGGCCACTCTGATGGCCGGGCTGCTGCACGACACCGTCGAGGACACCGAGTACGGCCTGGACACCCTGCGCCGCGACTTCGGTGACCAGGTCGCCCTGCTGGTCGACGGCGTGACCAAGCTGGACAAGGTCAAGTTCGGTGAGGCCGCCCAGGCCGAGACCGTGCGCAAGATGGTCGTGGCGATGGCCAAGGACCCGCGCGTCCTGGTGATCAAGCTCGCCGACCGGCTGCACAACATGCGCACCATGCGCTACCTCAAGCGGGAGAAGCAGGAGAAGAAGGCCCGCGAGACGCTGGAGATCTACGCCCCGCTGGCCCACCGCCTGGGCATGAACACCATCAAGTGGGAGCTGGAGGACCTCGCCTTCGCGATCCTCTACCCGAAGATGTACGACGAGATCGTCCGCCTCGTCGCGGAGCGGGCGCCCAAGCGCGACGAATACCTCGCCATAGTGACCGACGAGGTCCAGTCCGACCTGCGCGCCGCCCGCATCAAGGCCACCGTCACCGGCCGGCCGAAGCACTACTACAGCGTCTACCAGAAGATGATCGTGCGAGGCAGGGACTTCGCGGAGATCTACGACCTGGTGGGCATCCGCGTCCTCGTCGACACGGTCCGCGACTGCTACGCGGCGCTCGGCACCGTCCACGCGCGGTGGAATCCGGTCCCCGGCCGGTTCAAGGACTACATCGCGATGCCCAAGTTCAACATGTACCAGTCGCTGCACACCACGGTGATCGGCCCCAGCGGCAAGCCCGTCGAGCTGCAGATCCGTACCTTCGACATGCACCGCCGCGCCGAGTACGGCATCGCCGCGCACTGGAAGTACAAGCAGGAGGCCGTCGCGGGCGCCTCCAAGGTGCGCACCGACGT
This window of the Streptomyces sp. 840.1 genome carries:
- a CDS encoding bifunctional (p)ppGpp synthetase/guanosine-3',5'-bis(diphosphate) 3'-pyrophosphohydrolase yields the protein MPDEAQPVAAPQPDQPAAAPATPAKQQPAEKPKPPAPEPGTGPAPVEANGPAPASPAQPAVPASPPPTAPKPPAKPAAAPAGPVARTGGGSSNRVRARLARLGVQRSSPYNPVLEPLLRTVRSNDSKIETSTLRQIERAYQVAERWHRGQKRKSGDPYITHPLAVTTILAELGMDPATLMAGLLHDTVEDTEYGLDTLRRDFGDQVALLVDGVTKLDKVKFGEAAQAETVRKMVVAMAKDPRVLVIKLADRLHNMRTMRYLKREKQEKKARETLEIYAPLAHRLGMNTIKWELEDLAFAILYPKMYDEIVRLVAERAPKRDEYLAIVTDEVQSDLRAARIKATVTGRPKHYYSVYQKMIVRGRDFAEIYDLVGIRVLVDTVRDCYAALGTVHARWNPVPGRFKDYIAMPKFNMYQSLHTTVIGPSGKPVELQIRTFDMHRRAEYGIAAHWKYKQEAVAGASKVRTDVPRNTGRGQDTVNDMAWLRQLLDWQKETEDPSEFLESLRFDLSRNEVFVFTPKGDVIALPAGATPVDFAYAVHTEVGHRTIGARVNGRLVPLESTLDNGDLVEVFTSKAAGAGPSRDWLGFVKSPRARNKIRAWFSKERRDEAIEQGKDAIARAMRKQNLPIQRILTGDSLVTLAHEMRYPDISSLYAAIGEGHVAAAGVVQKLVQALGGQDEANEDLAESSPPSHGRNKRRSNADPGVVVKGVEDVWVKLARCCTPVPGDPIIGFVTRGSGVSVHRADCVNVDSLSQEPERILEVEWAPTQSSVFLVAIQVEALDRSRLLSDVTRILSDQHVNILSAAVQTSRDRVATSRFTFEMGDPKHLGHVLKAVRGVEGVYDVYRVTSARRP
- a CDS encoding adenine phosphoribosyltransferase, whose amino-acid sequence is MTSGTTESTRELLLSRIRDVADYPKPGVMFKDITPLLADPVAFTALTEALAELCVRHGATKIVGLEARGFILAAPVAVRAGLGFVPVRKAGKLPGATLAQTYELEYGSAEIEIHAEDLSADDRVMVIDDVLATGGTAAASLELIRRAGAGVAGVAVLMELGFLAGRARLEESLQGAPLDALITV